In the Methanothermobacter sp. K4 genome, TCCCCTCAAGGCCACTTATAACTCCACTGACGTCCTCTGCCTCCATGAGGTCCTTGAGCTTCCACTCCCTCAGCTGGTAGCCCTGGGGTACTATGTATGGGCTTATGTCATCGTAGCTGAGGCCGTCTGCCTTTGCACGGAGTATCATCCTGAGGTTCGCCACATCCACCTGTGTACCGAAGTAGGTGTGCAGAATCTTTGTGTTGTCATCTGAGGGGCTTCCAACTGACCTTATGAGGTCCTCCAGGAATTTTCTGTCGAGGGCGGCCTCAATTGGAAGTAGCATACCTGTTTCCTGGTACTGGGAAAGGGCATCCTCCAGTACCTCTGCGTACTCTGTTCCCTCAAGGCCTGTTACGACCTCCTGGACATTTGATGCATCCACCAGTCCCTCTATGACCTCATAGATCTCCCCTGCAGGTACTATCAGGTTCACTGTCTCCTCAGCACTTAAACCTGCGTCCTTTGCTGTTATGAGGCTCTTTATGTTCCTTATATCCCACTTCCTGAGGTTTGCCCTGAAGGGGTCCCTTATGGATGCAGGCGCTATCTTTGATACTGTCTCATAGGTCTCTGCAAGCTGACTTTCAAGTGCCTTCTCAATGGGGAAGCGGTCAACGTAGCCTGCATAGTCGGGGAGTCCTCTCAGGTAGTTTTTGAACTCCTCCATTGACTCTGTCTCAAGGATCTCTGAGAGCTGTTTCTCGTTTATCAGTCTCCCGATACGTGCCCTGACTCTGGCGTTTGGGTATGCGAAGGGGAATAAATCTAATATAGGCCTTATAGTTGCTATTACAACAATAGCACCTATAATTGCCCCTCCAAGGAGGAGTACGCCTATAAAAGATTCTATTGAAGGGAATCCAAGCGCTGTTACAATTGTTGTGATGCTGTCAGCCATCTGTTATCTCCCCTTTCATTGGAAAAGAACCCTGGCCACCTCTGAACGTAGAGCCTTTCTGAAGCGGGACATCCTGGCCTCTACTGTATTGTTAACCTCAACCAGTCCATCCTTTGTCCTTACCACTGCTCCTCCAATGGTTCTGATACTGTCTCCAACCTCCAGGGTTGTCTTTTTGCCTGTCTCGGCTTCCACTTCAGCTGCGATTTTATCAAGGCCAAGGTCGAGGGAGTCATCACCCTCCTTCATGCTGACGGTGAGTTCGCCCCCTCCTATCTCAACCGCGGCCTCCTTTATCATTGCCCTTAGGGCGCTGATGTATTCATCTGAGGATGCGGATGCCAGGTTTTCAAGTTCCTCCTCGGCCTTTCTGAAGGCCTCCTGTATTACCTCTTCCCTTGCCTCCAGCTCTGCACGCCTTGCGTTCATCTTGGCCTCTGAGATTATCTGCTGGTACCTCATATCGGCCTGTTTCCTGGCTGATTCCAGGATGCGTTCGCTGGCCATTCTGGCCCTTTTTTCACCTTCCTCTAGTATACCGGCGGCTTCCTTTTCAGCTTCCTGAATGATGGCGTCTGCCTTTGCCTGAGCCTCTGACATTATACTGGAGACAATTTTTTCGGCTCCGGAGCTCATCTAATTAGCCTCCTAGTATTCCGCCGAAGACCATGAGGAGTATGGCAATCAGGAACCCGTAGATAGCCTGTGTCTCTGAAAGGGCTGAGAATATGATACCCCTCGCAAACATGTCAGGGTCCTCAACAACCGCACCAACTGATGATGCTGATGTTATACCCTGACCCATACCTGAACCGAGACCTGCAAATCCTATGGCTGCACCTGCACCCACTGCAACAAGTCCGGCTGTTACATCCAGGCCCTTTCCTCCTCCAAGGAGTCCTGAGAACACCAGGAGAAGTATGGCAATCAGGAAACCGTAGATAGCCTGTGTCTCTGGCAGGGCTGAGAATATGATACCCCTCGCAAACATGTCGGAGTCCTCTGCAACTGCACCCACACTTCCTGCGGCTGCTATACCCTGACCTAATCCTGATCCAAGACCTGCGAATCCTACTGCAACTCCAGCACCTATTGCTGCTAAAGCAGTTCCTAATGCTATTTCAACCATTCTATTTACCTCCTTATCTTAGTGAAGTTTCTTTCAGCACGAAATGCGTTGAATTTGTTTTTTCCGCCCAGATAGAACTGGGCAAAGAATTCCACATAATGCAGACGAAGTGAGTTTATGAAGGCACCAAGGCTCTGGAAGGCGTTGTTGGCAAGGTGCCCGAACACGAATATTATCGGGGCCAGAACAACTCCAATGACCGGTATCATCTCATAGCTCAGTCCTGTGAGGATGTTAACGGTCATAGCTATACCCCCTGTTGATAGACAGAGGGCCAGGAGCCTGGCATATGATAGGAGTGTACCCAGGAACCCTGATACATCCATGAGGCCAAAGAGGCCGTTGTAATAGAGCAGCATTGCAGCTGCCAGGATTATCACTGGCGCCCCCAGGAACATCCCTCCAAAGATGTAGAGGATGATACCCAGTTCAAGTATCAGCCAGACTATCTGTGACCCGAGGGCCTCCCTCATGTTCCCGAGCCTTATGTTGTTCCTTGCCCCCAGGATTAAACCGAAGTTGATGTGCAGCACACCAACCGTGAGTGCCATTATGAGTATGTTCTGGGGGTTCACAAATGCGTCTATGGCGGGTATAACCGTTGGTAGCTGAATGTTCAGGAACCTTGGGAAGAAGTCCCCTATGAATCCATTGGTGACCATCCCGAGGATGAATGCCCATACACCACAGGACATCATTATTATACCGAAGTCCCTCATGAACCGGTTTACCTTACCAAGGCCCCGGTAGAGTATGAGTCCTATGAGTGCATCGAATATACCGTACCCTGCATCTGTGAGACAGAACCCGAAGAAGAACGGGAACACAAAGGCCATGAAGATCGTTGGGTCGATCTCGTTGTACTTCAGTGGGGAGTACATCTCCACGAAGTTCTCGTAGGGCTTGGCGAATCTGGGGTTGTCCAGGAGAACCGGGACCTCCTCAGGGTTTGGTTCCTCGAGTTCGGTGACGCAGTGGCCCTCAGATGACTCCTCAACAACCTCGATGGCCCTATCAGCCTCCTTGAGGGGCACCCATGCCTCAAGCATCACTGTCTTCTCGGTTTCACCGAAGAGTGAGAAGACCTCGTTTCGCTCCTTCTCGATTTCAAGCTGTTCCTTGAGGATAAGGAGTTCGTCCTCCCATTCACTGTTTATCTCCCTCAGCTTTGAGATGATCTCACTTCTTTCCCTTCTGATTTCCTCAATGCGTGTCTCTGAGGAGGATATAACCTCTGATGGCCTTCCGCTGAGTTCGCTGATCTCGAATCTCTCAAATTCCATTCTTCTTAGGAGTGATGCCACACTGTCCCCATGTTTCCTGAGGGTTATTATTATCAAAATGCGCTCTGCCTTGCTTTCCCCCTCTGTATCGAAGAGTATCAGTTCATCTGTGATCTCTGAGAGTTTTTCCCGGATTTCATCCAGGTTTTCAGTGGGTATTCTCCCGGCGATTCCGGTTATGTACTCTGAATCATGGAGATCGGCAAAATCAATATCAAATTCTTTCAGTTTCTCTGCAACAGTCAGGCTTGATTCAAGGCTTGCTTTTTCTGAATCAAGCTCATTCAATTTTTCCTCCATAACCCTGGTCTCTGATTCGACCGTTCCCAGGAGCTCCTCGGCCCTTTCCAGGAGCGATTCTGTGTCCAGCTCCTCAACCTCCCTTTTATCAAATACTGGGGGGTTGATGAACTCCTTCAGGGTATCCTTGAGGCCCTTCTCCTGGGCTGCCACTGAGCCAAGGAAGTCCAGGATACCGCTTGTCTTCATGAGGAGGGATGACACCCTTCCAGTGTATGGTGTTGCCCTCGATGGTTTAAGGATCTGGCGCCACTCTGCATCCTGCTGGATGCGCTCGGAGATGTCATCGATCTGGGTTATTCCCTCCTCATGCAAGGACCGAACCACTGAATCCGAGTACTGGTCCAGGGTTATGATCTTGAGTTTTCGCATCCTTGCCGGTAGAAACATGTTACTCACACTACAAGATACTTTTCACGATAATGCTGGCGGCCTCAGGGACCCTGCCCATTGCCGCTGATTTCATTGTCTCCACTT is a window encoding:
- a CDS encoding V-type ATP synthase subunit I; the protein is MFLPARMRKLKIITLDQYSDSVVRSLHEEGITQIDDISERIQQDAEWRQILKPSRATPYTGRVSSLLMKTSGILDFLGSVAAQEKGLKDTLKEFINPPVFDKREVEELDTESLLERAEELLGTVESETRVMEEKLNELDSEKASLESSLTVAEKLKEFDIDFADLHDSEYITGIAGRIPTENLDEIREKLSEITDELILFDTEGESKAERILIIITLRKHGDSVASLLRRMEFERFEISELSGRPSEVISSSETRIEEIRRERSEIISKLREINSEWEDELLILKEQLEIEKERNEVFSLFGETEKTVMLEAWVPLKEADRAIEVVEESSEGHCVTELEEPNPEEVPVLLDNPRFAKPYENFVEMYSPLKYNEIDPTIFMAFVFPFFFGFCLTDAGYGIFDALIGLILYRGLGKVNRFMRDFGIIMMSCGVWAFILGMVTNGFIGDFFPRFLNIQLPTVIPAIDAFVNPQNILIMALTVGVLHINFGLILGARNNIRLGNMREALGSQIVWLILELGIILYIFGGMFLGAPVIILAAAMLLYYNGLFGLMDVSGFLGTLLSYARLLALCLSTGGIAMTVNILTGLSYEMIPVIGVVLAPIIFVFGHLANNAFQSLGAFINSLRLHYVEFFAQFYLGGKNKFNAFRAERNFTKIRR
- a CDS encoding V-type ATP synthase subunit C gives rise to the protein MADSITTIVTALGFPSIESFIGVLLLGGAIIGAIVVIATIRPILDLFPFAYPNARVRARIGRLINEKQLSEILETESMEEFKNYLRGLPDYAGYVDRFPIEKALESQLAETYETVSKIAPASIRDPFRANLRKWDIRNIKSLITAKDAGLSAEETVNLIVPAGEIYEVIEGLVDASNVQEVVTGLEGTEYAEVLEDALSQYQETGMLLPIEAALDRKFLEDLIRSVGSPSDDNTKILHTYFGTQVDVANLRMILRAKADGLSYDDISPYIVPQGYQLREWKLKDLMEAEDVSGVISGLEGTDYGQILSEALSEYTSTGSVAVFERVLEDNLNRMARNFALKKPFGVGPMIGFLSRKETEVRNLKVIARSKREPGFPESMVKEMLV
- a CDS encoding V-type proton ATPase subunit E, giving the protein MSSGAEKIVSSIMSEAQAKADAIIQEAEKEAAGILEEGEKRARMASERILESARKQADMRYQQIISEAKMNARRAELEAREEVIQEAFRKAEEELENLASASSDEYISALRAMIKEAAVEIGGGELTVSMKEGDDSLDLGLDKIAAEVEAETGKKTTLEVGDSIRTIGGAVVRTKDGLVEVNNTVEARMSRFRKALRSEVARVLFQ
- a CDS encoding ATP synthase subunit K (produces ATP from ADP in the presence of a proton gradient across the membrane; the K subunit is a nonenzymatic component which binds the dimeric form by interacting with the G and E subunits), coding for MVEIALGTALAAIGAGVAVGFAGLGSGLGQGIAAAGSVGAVAEDSDMFARGIIFSALPETQAIYGFLIAILLLVFSGLLGGGKGLDVTAGLVAVGAGAAIGFAGLGSGMGQGITSASSVGAVVEDPDMFARGIIFSALSETQAIYGFLIAILLMVFGGILGG